The Edwardsiella tarda ATCC 15947 = NBRC 105688 region GCGGCGTAACGCCGCCCTGTAACGGTAGTTAAGCTGCATCGTGCGTTCTCCTTTCTTGGGAGACACAGCTTGGAGGATATATGACCAAGTCAGAACTCATTGAAAGACTTGCCAGTCAGCAACCCCATCTGCCTGCGAAGGCCGTTGAGGATGCGGTAAAAGAGATGCTGGAACACATGGCCGCCACACTGGCCGATGGTGAACGCATTGAGATCCGTGGTTTTGGCAGTTTTTCACTTCACTACCGTG contains the following coding sequences:
- the ihfB gene encoding integration host factor subunit beta, giving the protein MTKSELIERLASQQPHLPAKAVEDAVKEMLEHMAATLADGERIEIRGFGSFSLHYRAPRIGRNPKTGEKVELEGKYVPHFKPGKELRDRANIYA